GGTGTAGGTCCCGGTGGACAGCACCTCGAGGCGCCCATCCCGCACCGAGAGCAGTGTCAGGTACGACCGCGCGGTGGCCGTGCCGGGACCGGAGGGGTCAACGACCAGGTTCGTGCACACGTGCCGCCTGCGGTCGTCCTGCGCCGCGGCGGAGTCCCGCATCAGGCGCATGATCTCCGTGTGTCCCCGGAACGGTCCGGCCAGGTCGCCGCCGGCGACTCGCAGGGTCAGCGACGCGTCCGGGGTGAAGCACTCGACGAGCGCGTCCCAGTCGCGGGTGTCGTAGGCCAACGCGTACCTCGCCACCAGGTCGGCGATGGACTCGCGAACGGACATCACGCCGCCTCCGAGAGCGGCGGCGTGTCGGCATGGCGCGGGAAGCCCAGCAGATTCTTGTTGTCCGTAAGCTTGACGATGGACGGCAAGGTCTTGCCGATGCCTTTGGGCATGGTCTTGTCTCGTTTTCTGTTCCGGATGAGGCAGCCGCTATCTCTGTCGAGAGTAGGGGGTCACACCTCGGAAAAGAACACTCGGAAGCCCATGAAAATACTCACCCGAAAGAGGGAGCGAGCGTTCACCGTCCCGGCGACAGCGGAGGAGCGTAGGTCCTACGCCGCCTCCGCCTCGCGGGTGCCGTCCGCTACCACCAGGAGACGCTTCAGGCCGTCGCCGTTGGTGCCGCCTGAAACGTGCGAAACTCGAAGCTACCGATCGCCCGTCCAGATGTTCCCGCCGCCGTCCTTGAACAAGAACGTCTCGGTGGAGACCTCGTCTTTCGAGAACAGGTTTCCGGAGTTTGCCCGTTGGCCAGTGATGCTCGAGTTCTTGATGGTGATCGAACCCGTGGTGGCGATCTTCCCGCTGAACGGGCTGGGCGGCGCCTTGTGCGAGTCATTGGCCACCATGCCCAGCTCGCCTGATTGGTTCATGACAATACGGACGCCGTCGAACTCGGTGTTCTCGATCCGCTGCCCTTGCGTGGTCTGAACCAGTACCCCGGAATAAACGGGGTCGATGATATCGATGTCTTTCAAACGGATGCCCTGAAAGCGGATGAAGGAGTACGGCTCGGCCGGAGAGTACGGGTTGGCGGCAAACAACCATACCGCGCCATACTTCCGCCGCGTGGTTTCGTCTCCCTGCACCCCGTCGTCGTCCCACCACATGCGGCCTCCACAGCGCTCAACCGTCATGTTCTGAAGGGTGGTGAGCCCGGAGAACTCGTGCTGGGGCGCGAACTCGTTATCCACGGTAATGCCCGGGTAGCGCAGGGTGTCGTAGACAACCGAGTCCTTGATCACGTTGTCGTGGCCGCCGTAAACCGCGAAACCGGCTGCCCGCCAGATCAGGCCCGCGGTGCAGCGCTCAATGACGTTGCCCTGGTTGGGGCCCTCGGGCTGGTGAACCCAGGGCGTGTCTTTGATGGGCGACTTGTCCCAGGTAATGGCGGACCACATGGCGAAGGCATCGTCGCCGTTGTTTCGCGCCGTGCAGTTCACGATCCGTGAGTTGGTGGTTCCGTTGCAGAAGTTGATGCCGTCCGCCAGGGTGTTGCGGAACCGACTGTCCTGCCACAGCATGTTGTTGCCGCCCTCGACCCAGCCACCCACGATCATCCGCTCGATCCAGAGCCGCTTGAAGACCGCGTTGTTGTGCATGTAGCGGTCGAAGGCGCGCCCGATCCCGTCATGGCTGTCCCACGGCCAGTTGCCGAGATCGGCCGCGGCCTTGTTGTAGCGAGCCGCCCGGTTGCGCCAGGTTCCAAAGATGGCGAAATCCTGGAAGGTGATGTTGTCGCCGTTCAGACGGAAACCGAACTCGTAGTTGTAGCCAACCTCCCGCGGGGGAGGAGGCACGAATCGCGTGTACCACATGCCGGCGCCCTGGACGGTCAGGCCGGCGGGAACGTAGACCTTGGGGATCGCCGGATTCACGTGCGACATCACGTAATCGCCAGGCGGGAGGAAGATGCCAGGTTTGCCGCCGTTCACGGCGTCCTGAAGGGCCCGCACCACCGCTGCTTCGGTGAATTCGCTCACGACGACGTAGTCCGCCGGGGCGGAGAGGGGCTCCGGCACGAGCTCGAGGTCCATGAAGTCGATGGTGACGGGGAGCCCCGCGGAGGCATCCGGCGAGATGATCTTCACCACATCGCCCTCGTTGATGGTTGCCCTGCCGTCGGTCGCCAGCAGCACGTGCGCCTCGTCGTAGATGTGGTGCGCGGCGCTCCAAGGCAGCCGCAGGCCAAAATTCACGTCGTTGGTGCTCGGGTTCTGGGGGAGCTCGTCCACCTGCTGGCGCGGAAAGGCGTTGTGCGTCTCGGTGTTGTTCGGGCCGGTGTAGAGCCAGGCGAAATCCGAGTTCACCGTGAGCGTGGCGACCTTCGCGTCATTCACGTATACATCCAGATGGGCCTCTTTCTCGTCCGGCACGCTGTAGCGCACCACGACGGAGTTGGCCTTCACGCGGCTCGTCCACGCGACCGCGTCGGTGGGGCCATGCAGTGTCACCGCCTTGCGGCCCGATGCCTCGCCGGAGAGCGTGCCTTCCAGCCACGGGCCCGTGGTGGTCTGCTCGAGCGTGGCGCCACCGGAGGAAACGCCCGCCTCGGCCTCGTACTCGTCCCAGGGAACGGTGGCGCCGCGGGGGACGGGGGAGTCGCCAGGTTTGTCGTCAGGTTTGTCGCCGCAAGCAGCGAGCAGAAGGCACGCGCAGATAGACACGAGGATCGGACGAAGCATCGTTTGCTGGCTCCTCTTCGAGACGTGAAGCTTCGAACTATAGGAGGGATGGGGGGCCAGTGGTGGGTGGAGTGCTGGAGCAGAGAGGGAAGAGAGGGCTGCTGAGGGGATGCGCCAAGGGCCGCGCGTCAGGCCGGAGCAGAGGGCGTGCAACTCCGTGGGGCACACGTTGACCGAGGCCGCTCTCTTCAAGAGCGTTGACAAGGAATGCAGGCCGTCTCGCAAAGCGCTGGCATGGCGCACGGGGCTCGTTACTTCCAGTGGAGGCGGCGGGAATCGAACCCGCCGCTCCCATCCCCGCAACAGGGCCTCCAGCCGTCACCACTCGCTCTGGCCGACGTCGCCCGCGCTGCACTTGGACGGCGCCACCTTCAGCACGTCCGCGCCCGTACGCCCACGGATGCTGGTGACGTACATGTCCTCGATGAAGGCCGGCGGCGCGGAGAGGTGCCCGCGAACTGGGCCCTCATCAGGTAGCCCATCATGCGAGGGCTGTCGCTCCACCAAGCCGGCTCCTCGAAGAAGAACGTGGAGCGCTCGGGGCGAAGGTACCGCGGGGGCGCACGCTGCGCCTGACGCCTCACGGAGAGCCCGGCCTGGCCAGGGAGCTCGGCATCGGAGACAGTGGATAGACGATCTTCCCCTGCCTCAACACCAGGCGCACGTTGCCGAGCGCCTCGATGTCCCGGGACGGGTCTCCGTCGATGACCACCACATCCGCATCCAGTCCCGGAGCGAGCCGGCCGGTCCGCGCTTCCCGGCCGAACTGTTTCGCGGGGTTCGTCGTCAGGCTCGCCAGGATGTCGCGCAGCTCGAGCCCCGCCCCCCTCAGCAGTACGTACTCTCGCCGTGGATCGTCGTCGGTCATGTAGCCCACGTCCGTGCCGAAGAGGATGCGGCCTCCGAGCCGGGCGTGGTGGCGGACCTGCTCGGCCCCCACCTGGGTGAAGCGCTCGAGCACGGCGGGCGCCTCGTTGGCGCGCTTCAGCTCCCACTCGAACAGGGAGAGCGTCGGCACGAGCGCCACCTTCCGGCGCACCATGGCCTCGTGGAGAGCGTCCGGCAGCGGGCCGGCCATCGGCGCCGTGTGCACCACCACGTCCACGCCTCCCTCCACGGCCGCGCTCAGTCCCGCCGCGTTCGTCGGGTGCGCGAAGACGGGCTTGCCGTGCGCATGCGCTTCCTCGGTCACCGCCTGGACGATGGCGAGCGGCATCACCGGAAAGGGTTTGCGTTCCGTGAGGGAGCAGGTGAAGAGCTTGATGGCATCCGTGCCTCCCGCGAGCTGCTCCCTCACGAGCACCCTGGCCTGCTCCGGCGTCCGGAGCTCCGGCAGCTTCACCGGAACGTACCAAGGCGTGCCCTCCACCGTGACCAGTGGGGCTCCCGCGGTGATGATGCTGGGGCCGGCCAGCTCGCCGGCCTCGATGCGCCGCCTCAGGGCCAGCGTGGCCTCCGGGAACGAGCCGGTATCGACGACATGGACGAAGCCGTGGCGCAGCAGCATGTCCCGCAGGTGCTGCTCGAGCTCGGACGTGGGTAGGGCCGCCGCGTCCTGCCCCCACGGCTCGGTGAAGTGAACATGGCTGTTCCAGAATCCGGCCAACAGTGTCTGGCCCGAGGTGTCGAGGACGGTCGCCCCCGCTGGAATCTCCACCTCCGACCGGGGCCCCACCGCGGAGATCCGCCCCGAGGAGATCAGCACGACTCCTTCTGGGATGGGAGTTGCGTCCGGGGACGGGTAGACCGTGCCCCCAACGAGTGCCAGGGTGGGTAGTCCCGGGTCCGTGACCCTCCCAGAGCTGGCTGGCGTCCTGCACCCCAGGAGGCCCAACACTCCGGCGACGAACAACACCTTCCAATCCATGCGCTCTTTCCTTCCGAGGTCGATGCTCCCTCCTCCCTACGTCCACGGGAGCGGGTCATTTCCTCAGAGCGGCGGGTAACTTTTAGTGGAAGCGGCGGGAATCGAACCCGCCGCTTCGTACCGCTGTGTGGCTACTCGAAGAGAGACACCTCGCTGAGCTCGGAGATACGGGCGCTGGTTTCCGTCGCGATGGCGTGGATGCGCACGTGGCTCAGCGGGGTGGGGTTGTTCAGCTCGAGCTCGATGAAGAACTTGTCCTGCTTGTCCTTGAGGTTGGCCAATGGCATCCACGTGTTGCCATCGGTGCTTCCCTCGAACGTCAGCTCATTCACCGAGAAGGCCGTGCGGAAATTGCGCAGCAGCGCCTTGCGCAGCACCCTGGGCTGCGCCAGCTGGATGACCACATCGCGGGTGCCTTCCTGGAAGAAGACCGTGTCGGTGAGCTTGCCATCCGTCAACGGGCACGTCGTGGACGAGCCAGGGTAGGTGCAGCTGGCGCCCCGGCTGACCGGGACGAGCGCGCGCCGGGGCAGGTCCACCGCATCTCCCGCGTAGCGCAAGGTGAACTTCGTGCCGCCCGTCTCGACCGTGCGCACGGCGTAGAGGTCCGCCTCGAGGTCCGCCACGTCCTCCAGGTAGTGGTCGCTCACCTGCACTGGCGACTGCACCTGGCCGAACGACCAGATCCCTCCGGACGACTTGCTCCTCACCGACAGGGAATAGCCGGCACTGGCTCCATCGTGGGTGGCGGAGAGATCCTGGAAGCTCACGCCCACCCCCGTCGCGCCAGCGAGCGCCGTGGGCGCGCCGCTCCACTCCTGAAGCGTGGGCACCTGCACGTTCTCGGTCTGCACGATGAACTCGGCCTCCACCGTGCGCCCCTTCTCTCCCGCGGGGGAACGCAGGGAGAAGCAGCGCGCCAGGCTGCCATTCTGGGTGTCCGCTCCCAGCAGCTGCAGGCTGAAGTTCCCCTCCGCGTCGGTCTTCACCGACTTCCAGTTCACGCCGAAGATGTCGAAGGCACAGCTCGAGTTCCCGCTGCGATCGATCCTCAGCAGCGTGTTCGCCACCGGCTGCTTGTCCTGCCTGATCACCTTGCCCGTGAGCAGGACGTCCACCGCAGGGTCCAGCGTGCTCTCGGTGCAGCCCACACTGGTCACCGCCGCGGCGCACGCCACCTTCATCCATCGGTTCATCGTCATGTCGATCCCCCAGCTCCGGTGAAAGGGCCGGAGCAAGCTGCCCATTCTTTGTCGGGAGGCGGACTCATGGGATCCCACCAGCGGTGATGGCCAGTTCGCCCTCGGGTGCGTGTTTCCCTCCATCCCGGCTTTCGTTCCACCCTCATTTGATTTTTATGGACGTGGCTGATCTAGTCCGTCTCCTTTTCTCAAACGATGGGTGCCGTTGCCGCGATGAGACCGTTCGCGCTGTGTCTGGGGTTGCTCTCGCTCTCTCTCTCCGCCCTGGGCGCCGAGCGAGGTCCACTGCCCTGGGAGGGCACCGCCTTCGAGGCGTCTCCGGCCGTGATGTCCCGGGCCGCCGCCGCGTTGCCCGCGCCGGAGTCGCGCGAGGCCGACGTGGAGGTGTTGGTGGAGGAGGGGCGCTACGAGGAGATCGGCCCCAACCGCTGGCGCACCACCACGCACCGGGTCTTCCGCATCCTCAATGAGGCGGGTGTCCAGACCTGGGCGGAGACGCGCGCCGACTGGTCCCCGTGGCGCCAGTCCCGGCCGAAGATCCGCGCCCGCGTCATCTCTCCCCAGGGCCAGGAGCACTGGCTGGAGCCCCAGACGCTGCACGAGGCGACGGTGGAGGACTCGACGCCCAACCTCTACACCGATCAGCGGGTGCTGCGCGCGCCCCTGCCCGCGCTGCGCGTGGGCTCCGTCGTCGAGGAGGAGTCGGTGGTCGAGGACACCCAGCCGTTCTTCGACGCCGGCACCATCGAGCACTTCTACTTCGCCAACTCCGTCCCCGTGCGCAAGGTGCGCCTGCTCATCGACGCGGAGCCCTCCACCCAGTTGTCGCTCCGCGTCCGCGGGCTCCCGCTCGAGCCCGTGCCTCAACACCAGGGGGCCCGCAAGCGGCTCTTCTTCGAGGGCGGCCCCTACGCCCCGGTGACGCCGCTCGAGGCGAACGTCCCTCCCTCGGAGGCCTTCTACCCGCATGTGGCCTTCTCCACCGGCCGCTCCTGGAACGAGGTGGCCTCCACCTACCACCGCATCGTCGAGTCCAAGCTCGCGGGCCAGTCCCTGCAGACCCAGGCCCGCTCCCTCACCAAGGGCTCCAATCCGAAGGACCGTCGGGCCGTGGCGCAGCGCCTGCTGGAGTGGGTGCAGGGTTCGGTGCGCTACACGGGGCTCGAGTTCGGTGCCTCGGCCGTCGTTCCCACCAGCCCCCAGGACACGCTCGCGCGGCAGTTCGGCGACTGCAAGGACCTCTCCACCCTGATGGTGGGGCTGCTGCGCGCCTCGGGCCTCCCCGCCCACGTGGCGCTCGTCCGCTCGGGTCGTGAGGACGTGCCCGAGTTGCCCGGCATGGGCTTCTTCAACCACGCCATCGTCTATGTGCCCGGCTCGCCCGCGCTGTGGATCGATCCCACGGACCCCGCCGCCGAGGTGGGCGGGCCCGTGGCCGGGCTCGAGGGCCGTCATGCGCTGGTGGCCGCGCCGGACACGCAGGGCCTCACCCTCATCGACGAGGCGCCCCCGGCGGAGAACGCCGCCGTCTTCACCCGCAGCATCCTGCTCGCCGAGGAGGGGCCCGCGCGGGTGCTGGAGACGCGCGAGCTGCGCGGGGCGCTCGCCGGAGACTACCGGCGCCTGCTGCGCGGCATGCGCCCGGCCGACTTCCGCCGCAACATGGAGGCCCTGGCCGCCGCCCAGTACCGGGGCTCGCTGGCGGGGCTGAAGTACTCGCCGCTGGAGGAGCGCACCGGGCCCTTCCGGTTGGACCTGGATGTCTCCTCCGCGCGCTTCGCCACCACCGGCTGGCGCGAGGCCCGCGTTCCCCTGCGCATCGACTCGCCCCTGGCCTGGCTGCCGGAGGTGCTCGACGACGTGAGCGACCTGCTGCCCGACGAGCTGGGCCGCAAGCCCGTCTCCGCGGCGCGCCGCAAGTCGGACCTGGTGCTGCCCGTGGCCTACAAGGCCGAGGTGCGCTACCGCGTGCGGCCCCCTCCGGGCTTCTCCGTTCGCACCCTGCCTCGCGACGAGACGCTCCGCCTGGGGCCCGCGGTGCTGTCGCTGCGCTACTCGCGCGACGAGGAGGGGGGGCTCGCCGCCGACTTCTCCTTCGAGACCGTCAAGCGCCGCTACTCCGCCGACGAGGTCAACGCCTTCCGCGACGCCCTGGCGAAGCTCGCCCGGCGCGAGCCGCTGGTGGTGGAGCTGGAGGATCGCGGCCAGCGCCTCGTGGAGAACGGGCGGGTGCGCGACGGCCTCGACCTGTACGAGAAGCTGCTGTCGCGCGCTCCGGCCTCCGGGCTGGTGCGGGCCCGCTACGCCGGCTCGCTGCTGGGTCTGGGCTTCGGGGAGCAGGCGCGCGCCGAGGCCCGCCGCGCCGTGGAGCAGCGTCCCGACTCCCCCCTGGTCCACCATGTCCTCGCCTGGGTGCTGCAGCATGACCTCCAGGGCCGGCTGCGCCACGAGGGCGCCGACCTGGAGGGGGCCGTGGCCGCCTGCCGCAAGGCGCTCGACCTGGAGCCGGACAACGTGGCGGCGCGGGCGTTGCTCGCCGAGCTGCTCGAGTACAACCCGCGCGGCGAGCGCTTCGGGCAGGGCGCTCCGCTCGCCGATGCCCTCACGTCCTGGCGGAACCTGCGGGACTCGGTCGCGGACCGGGACGTGGAGGACCGCTACCTGCTGGCCCTCTTCCACTCGGGGGCCGCCCAGGAGGCGCTGGAGACGGCCCGGGCCGCCCGCTCCTCCACGCTGCGCGATCAGGTGCTGATCATGACGCTGGCCGAGCTGAAGGGCGCGCGCGAGGCCATCACCGAGGCGGAGCGCTCGCTGGATGGTCTGGAGGGACGCCGCGCGGCGCTGTCCATGGCCGGCGGCCACCTGCTCACCAAGCGCCGCTACCCCGAGGCCGCGCAGCTCTTCGAGGCGGCGCTCCGTGGGGCGTATGACCCGGATCTCGAGACCCGGCTGGAGCTGACGCGCAAGGTGCGTCGTACCGAGGAGTCCAAGGCGGACGAGGGACCCGAGGGCCTGGTGCGCCGCGTCGTGCTCGCGGCCTGGACGGAGCGCAGCGCGCAGGACTTCGAGAAGGCCGTCCGTCCGCTCCTCTCCAAGCGCGACCGGGCCGACAGCGAGCTGCGCCAGACGCTGCGGGCCCTGCATGCGCGGGCCGCCCGCTATGTGCGGCTGGCCAACCTGGACGCCGCTGGCGTGGCCGCCATGGCCGACCTCGCCGTGGCCGCGTTGGATCTCCAGGTCGATGGCAAGGAGAAGGTGGGCTACCGGGTGGGGTTGAGACTGCCGCTCGGAGGCATCCCCGCGGACACCTGGTTCGTGGTGCGCGAGGAGAAGGAATACCGGCTGCTCGCCACCTCCTCGGA
This is a stretch of genomic DNA from Archangium violaceum. It encodes these proteins:
- a CDS encoding nuclear transport factor 2 family protein, yielding MSVRESIADLVARYALAYDTRDWDALVECFTPDASLTLRVAGGDLAGPFRGHTEIMRLMRDSAAAQDDRRRHVCTNLVVDPSGPGTATARSYLTLLSVRDGRLEVLSTGTYTDEVVQAGESWRLRARHIELDLPY
- a CDS encoding secreted glycosyl hydrolase — translated: MLRPILVSICACLLLAACGDKPDDKPGDSPVPRGATVPWDEYEAEAGVSSGGATLEQTTTGPWLEGTLSGEASGRKAVTLHGPTDAVAWTSRVKANSVVVRYSVPDEKEAHLDVYVNDAKVATLTVNSDFAWLYTGPNNTETHNAFPRQQVDELPQNPSTNDVNFGLRLPWSAAHHIYDEAHVLLATDGRATINEGDVVKIISPDASAGLPVTIDFMDLELVPEPLSAPADYVVVSEFTEAAVVRALQDAVNGGKPGIFLPPGDYVMSHVNPAIPKVYVPAGLTVQGAGMWYTRFVPPPPREVGYNYEFGFRLNGDNITFQDFAIFGTWRNRAARYNKAAADLGNWPWDSHDGIGRAFDRYMHNNAVFKRLWIERMIVGGWVEGGNNMLWQDSRFRNTLADGINFCNGTTNSRIVNCTARNNGDDAFAMWSAITWDKSPIKDTPWVHQPEGPNQGNVIERCTAGLIWRAAGFAVYGGHDNVIKDSVVYDTLRYPGITVDNEFAPQHEFSGLTTLQNMTVERCGGRMWWDDDGVQGDETTRRKYGAVWLFAANPYSPAEPYSFIRFQGIRLKDIDIIDPVYSGVLVQTTQGQRIENTEFDGVRIVMNQSGELGMVANDSHKAPPSPFSGKIATTGSITIKNSSITGQRANSGNLFSKDEVSTETFLFKDGGGNIWTGDR
- a CDS encoding amidohydrolase family protein → MLISSGRISAVGPRSEVEIPAGATVLDTSGQTLLAGFWNSHVHFTEPWGQDAAALPTSELEQHLRDMLLRHGFVHVVDTGSFPEATLALRRRIEAGELAGPSIITAGAPLVTVEGTPWYVPVKLPELRTPEQARVLVREQLAGGTDAIKLFTCSLTERKPFPVMPLAIVQAVTEEAHAHGKPVFAHPTNAAGLSAAVEGGVDVVVHTAPMAGPLPDALHEAMVRRKVALVPTLSLFEWELKRANEAPAVLERFTQVGAEQVRHHARLGGRILFGTDVGYMTDDDPRREYVLLRGAGLELRDILASLTTNPAKQFGREARTGRLAPGLDADVVVIDGDPSRDIEALGNVRLVLRQGKIVYPLSPMPSSLARPGSP
- a CDS encoding DUF3857 domain-containing protein; protein product: MRPFALCLGLLSLSLSALGAERGPLPWEGTAFEASPAVMSRAAAALPAPESREADVEVLVEEGRYEEIGPNRWRTTTHRVFRILNEAGVQTWAETRADWSPWRQSRPKIRARVISPQGQEHWLEPQTLHEATVEDSTPNLYTDQRVLRAPLPALRVGSVVEEESVVEDTQPFFDAGTIEHFYFANSVPVRKVRLLIDAEPSTQLSLRVRGLPLEPVPQHQGARKRLFFEGGPYAPVTPLEANVPPSEAFYPHVAFSTGRSWNEVASTYHRIVESKLAGQSLQTQARSLTKGSNPKDRRAVAQRLLEWVQGSVRYTGLEFGASAVVPTSPQDTLARQFGDCKDLSTLMVGLLRASGLPAHVALVRSGREDVPELPGMGFFNHAIVYVPGSPALWIDPTDPAAEVGGPVAGLEGRHALVAAPDTQGLTLIDEAPPAENAAVFTRSILLAEEGPARVLETRELRGALAGDYRRLLRGMRPADFRRNMEALAAAQYRGSLAGLKYSPLEERTGPFRLDLDVSSARFATTGWREARVPLRIDSPLAWLPEVLDDVSDLLPDELGRKPVSAARRKSDLVLPVAYKAEVRYRVRPPPGFSVRTLPRDETLRLGPAVLSLRYSRDEEGGLAADFSFETVKRRYSADEVNAFRDALAKLARREPLVVELEDRGQRLVENGRVRDGLDLYEKLLSRAPASGLVRARYAGSLLGLGFGEQARAEARRAVEQRPDSPLVHHVLAWVLQHDLQGRLRHEGADLEGAVAACRKALDLEPDNVAARALLAELLEYNPRGERFGQGAPLADALTSWRNLRDSVADRDVEDRYLLALFHSGAAQEALETARAARSSTLRDQVLIMTLAELKGAREAITEAERSLDGLEGRRAALSMAGGHLLTKRRYPEAAQLFEAALRGAYDPDLETRLELTRKVRRTEESKADEGPEGLVRRVVLAAWTERSAQDFEKAVRPLLSKRDRADSELRQTLRALHARAARYVRLANLDAAGVAAMADLAVAALDLQVDGKEKVGYRVGLRLPLGGIPADTWFVVREEKEYRLLATSSDPRPLGAEALRWFDANHATEGVLWLQWGMESAQNLPTEGLGPLGSFFATLRGFSGMEAVSDLRRAAAYLGASTGEPRVIKTLEADARYATGELRQRLHLALAVAHEAAGNIPTANIWLDEVRQEVPASLEAFLLKRSLLAAEGKWQGMREVAESRLNFLHQDPQGLRALLDAAVQLGDWKAVDQTGLQLMRLGAASAETYRTLAWAELLRGRASSEAVDEAQRAVSLTEREDPESLAVLAALLVGTGRLEEARRLVDEALAQGGSNTVDGGVLYVRGRLAEAYGMTDAARALYRAVSAPEEADARSFQKLAQARLSRVKDGGAPARPAKKTPAKKTEARKPSRRSR